In one Paracoccus everestensis genomic region, the following are encoded:
- the kdsA gene encoding 3-deoxy-8-phosphooctulonate synthase, which produces MTLPKHIRIRDLSCGNDLPLVVIAGPCQLETLDHALMIGERMAEACRRAGAGFVFKASYDKANRTSLSGRRGVGIDEGLEILATLRDRLGCPVLTDVHDAEQAIRAAQVVDVIQIPAFLSRQTDLLLTAGKTGAVVNIKKGQFLAPWDMANVADKVASTGNDNILLTERGVSFGYNTLVADMRSLPIMARTGYPVIMDATHSVQQPGGQGGSSGGQREFAPVMARAAVALGVAGVFIETHEDPDCAPSDGPNMIPLDRMPALIGSLMSFDRLAKADPVTG; this is translated from the coding sequence ATGACCTTGCCCAAGCATATCCGCATCCGCGACCTGTCCTGCGGCAACGATCTGCCGCTGGTGGTGATCGCCGGGCCTTGCCAGCTGGAAACGCTGGATCATGCCTTGATGATCGGGGAACGGATGGCAGAGGCCTGCAGGCGTGCCGGGGCGGGCTTTGTCTTCAAGGCCAGCTATGACAAGGCCAACCGCACTTCGCTGTCGGGACGGCGCGGCGTCGGGATAGACGAAGGGCTGGAGATTCTGGCCACCTTGCGCGACCGGCTGGGCTGCCCGGTGCTGACCGATGTGCATGATGCCGAACAGGCGATCCGGGCGGCGCAAGTCGTGGACGTGATCCAGATTCCGGCCTTTCTGTCGCGCCAGACCGACCTGCTGCTGACGGCCGGCAAGACCGGCGCGGTCGTCAACATCAAGAAAGGGCAGTTCCTGGCCCCTTGGGACATGGCGAACGTCGCCGACAAGGTCGCCTCGACCGGGAACGACAACATCCTGCTGACCGAGCGCGGGGTCAGCTTCGGCTATAACACCCTGGTCGCGGATATGCGGTCGCTGCCGATCATGGCCCGGACCGGCTATCCGGTGATCATGGATGCGACCCATTCCGTGCAGCAGCCGGGCGGGCAGGGTGGATCGTCGGGCGGTCAACGGGAATTTGCCCCGGTCATGGCGCGGGCAGCGGTGGCATTGGGCGTGGCGGGCGTGTTCATCGAAACGCACGAGGATCCCGATTGCGCGCCATCCGACGGGCCGAACATGATCCCGCTGGACCGGATGCCTGCGCTGATCGGATCGCTGATGTCCTTCGACCGGCTGGCAAAGGCCGATCCGGTGACGGGCTAA
- a CDS encoding BaiN/RdsA family NAD(P)/FAD-dependent oxidoreductase, which produces MEQVDLLILGAGAAGLFCAGSALRPGRRVMVLDHAPDPGEKIRISGGGRCNFTNMATAPDRFLSQNPRFAASALARFTAPDFVRLVDRAGIAWHEKTQGQLFCDGKATQITRMLLDRMAGADLRMRCAPLSVRHDGTGFVVDTAGGAIHTARLVVATGGKSIPKMGATGIAYDIAAQFGLRLVESRAGLVPLTFAEQELALCRPLAGVSVEAEIRHNGGRFRDALLFTHRGLSGPVILQISSFWRAGESLQIDLSPGQDIASALRAARSEGGRVSVASVLGRMLPARLAAAICDEMGVAQARLADQPNTRLDAIGARVNRWQVRPVGTEGYRTAEVTLGGVDTRDLDARTMQARKVPGLFFIGECVDVTGWLGGYNFQWAWASADAAGRTD; this is translated from the coding sequence ATGGAACAGGTGGATCTTCTGATATTAGGCGCGGGGGCGGCAGGGTTGTTCTGCGCGGGGTCCGCCCTGCGGCCGGGACGGCGCGTGATGGTACTGGATCATGCCCCCGATCCTGGAGAGAAGATTCGCATTTCGGGCGGCGGTCGCTGCAATTTCACCAACATGGCGACTGCGCCGGACCGGTTCCTGTCGCAGAACCCGCGATTCGCGGCCAGTGCCTTGGCGCGCTTTACTGCCCCCGACTTCGTCCGGCTGGTGGATCGGGCGGGGATCGCCTGGCATGAAAAGACCCAAGGGCAATTGTTCTGCGACGGCAAGGCCACGCAGATCACCCGGATGCTGCTGGACCGGATGGCGGGCGCCGATCTGCGGATGCGGTGCGCCCCGCTGTCGGTTCGCCATGACGGCACCGGGTTTGTCGTGGATACGGCGGGCGGGGCGATCCATACAGCAAGGCTGGTGGTGGCGACGGGGGGCAAGTCGATCCCCAAGATGGGCGCGACGGGCATCGCCTATGACATCGCGGCGCAGTTTGGGTTGCGCTTGGTGGAGAGCAGGGCGGGGCTGGTGCCGCTGACGTTCGCCGAACAGGAACTGGCCCTGTGCCGTCCGCTTGCCGGTGTCTCGGTCGAGGCCGAGATCCGCCATAACGGCGGCCGGTTCCGCGACGCGCTGCTGTTCACGCATCGCGGCCTCAGCGGGCCGGTGATCCTGCAAATCTCCAGCTTCTGGCGGGCGGGGGAAAGTTTGCAGATCGACCTGTCCCCCGGGCAAGACATTGCGTCGGCTTTGAGGGCCGCGCGGTCCGAAGGGGGCCGGGTTTCCGTGGCCTCGGTCCTGGGGCGTATGCTGCCTGCCCGGCTTGCGGCTGCGATCTGCGACGAGATGGGGGTGGCGCAGGCGCGGTTGGCCGATCAGCCGAACACCCGGCTGGATGCGATCGGCGCGCGGGTGAACCGCTGGCAGGTCCGCCCCGTCGGAACCGAGGGCTATCGCACGGCCGAGGTGACGCTGGGCGGCGTCGATACGCGCGATCTGGACGCCCGCACGATGCAGGCCCGCAAGGTGCCGGGGCTGTTCTTCATCGGGGAATGCGTCGATGTGACGGGCTGGCTGGGGGGATACAACTTTCAATGGGCCTGGGCATCGGCGGATGCCGCAGGCCGCACGGATTAG
- the ade gene encoding adenine deaminase — protein MDDLERRIAQARGDEPADLVLRGGQVFDLITGTMISGDVAICGDRIAGIGGYDGRRVIDVAGLTLVPGFIDTHLHVESSLVTPHEFDRCVTPRGITTAICDPHEIANVIGLDGIRWFQQASECLLMDLRVQLSSCVPSTDMETSGARIEAADLRTVMGHTSAIGLAEFMNYPGVIHRDPAALAKLRLFAGGHIDGHCPQLTGHDLSAYVAAGIRTEHEATTAEEALEKLRKGMRVLIREGSVSKDLVALQPVLADVTAPYMCLCTDDRNPLDIAEQGHLDHMIRELIRLGSPVLAVYRAASLSAAEAFGLKDRGLIAPGLRADIVAVDNLESCRARMVLCGGRVVDDAAFAGRRPLAPVGRALVKAPPVRAQDFRCAGTRSETPVIGIIEGKIITAHLTHDITPQDGDKRPDLARDLARIAVIERHGRNGNIATGFVQGFGIRRGAIASTVCHDHHNIAAVGADYDDMALAVNRLSQIEGGFVVAEAGRILAELPLPVAGLMSLEPFESVRDRLMVLRDAAKILGVVLEEPFLQLAFLALPVIPALKITDRGMIDVTRFEIIAG, from the coding sequence ATGGACGATCTGGAACGGCGCATTGCGCAGGCGCGTGGCGATGAACCCGCCGATCTGGTGCTGCGGGGCGGACAGGTCTTCGATCTGATCACCGGCACGATGATATCGGGCGATGTGGCAATCTGCGGCGACCGGATCGCGGGGATCGGCGGCTATGACGGCCGCCGGGTGATCGACGTGGCGGGGCTGACCCTGGTGCCAGGGTTCATCGATACGCATCTTCACGTCGAAAGCAGTCTGGTCACGCCCCATGAATTCGACCGCTGCGTGACCCCGCGCGGGATCACCACCGCCATTTGCGACCCGCACGAGATCGCCAATGTCATCGGCCTGGACGGCATCCGCTGGTTTCAGCAGGCGAGCGAATGCCTGTTGATGGACCTGCGCGTGCAGTTGTCGTCCTGCGTGCCCTCGACCGACATGGAAACATCGGGGGCCCGGATCGAGGCCGCCGATCTGCGTACCGTCATGGGCCATACGTCGGCCATCGGGCTGGCGGAATTCATGAACTATCCCGGCGTGATCCATCGCGACCCCGCCGCCCTGGCCAAGCTGCGGCTGTTCGCGGGCGGCCATATCGACGGTCATTGCCCGCAACTGACGGGCCACGACCTGTCGGCTTATGTCGCGGCAGGCATCCGCACGGAACACGAGGCAACGACGGCCGAGGAGGCGCTGGAAAAGCTGCGCAAGGGAATGCGCGTCCTGATCCGCGAAGGATCCGTCAGCAAGGATCTGGTGGCACTCCAGCCAGTCCTGGCGGACGTGACGGCGCCCTATATGTGCCTTTGCACGGATGACCGGAACCCGCTGGACATCGCCGAACAGGGCCATCTGGACCACATGATCCGCGAATTGATCCGGCTTGGCAGCCCGGTGCTGGCGGTCTATCGCGCGGCCTCCCTGTCGGCGGCCGAGGCCTTTGGGCTGAAGGATCGCGGACTGATCGCCCCCGGACTGCGCGCCGATATCGTGGCTGTGGACAATCTGGAAAGCTGCCGGGCGCGGATGGTGCTGTGCGGCGGGCGGGTCGTGGATGATGCGGCCTTTGCCGGGCGAAGGCCGCTGGCTCCGGTAGGCCGCGCCTTGGTCAAGGCGCCGCCGGTCCGGGCGCAGGATTTCCGCTGCGCCGGAACCCGCAGCGAGACCCCGGTGATCGGCATCATCGAAGGCAAGATCATCACCGCCCACCTGACCCATGACATCACGCCCCAGGATGGCGACAAGCGCCCCGACCTTGCCCGCGACCTGGCCCGCATCGCCGTGATCGAACGGCATGGCAGGAACGGAAACATCGCCACGGGCTTTGTCCAGGGCTTTGGCATCCGGCGCGGTGCCATCGCATCGACCGTGTGCCACGACCATCACAACATCGCCGCCGTCGGCGCCGATTACGATGACATGGCCTTGGCCGTGAACCGCCTGTCGCAGATCGAAGGCGGCTTTGTCGTGGCGGAGGCGGGCCGTATCCTGGCCGAACTGCCCTTGCCTGTCGCAGGGTTGATGAGCCTTGAACCATTCGAGTCCGTGCGCGACCGGCTGATGGTGCTGCGCGACGCGGCCAAGATCCTGGGCGTCGTGCTGGAAGAACCCTTCCTGCAACTGGCCTTCCTGGCCCTGCCCGTCATTCCCGCGCTAAAGATCACCGACCGGGGAATGATCGACGTGACCCGGTTCGAGATTATCGCAGGGTAA
- the rpoH gene encoding RNA polymerase sigma factor RpoH, with amino-acid sequence MANYGNLPAPSPEQGLNRYLQEIRKFPLLQPEEEYMLAKAWADHQDSEAAHRMVTSHLRLAAKIAMGYRGYGLPQAEVISEANVGLMQAVKRFDPERGFRLATYAMWWIRASIQEYILRSWSLVKMGTTSAQKKLFFNLRKAKSKIGALEEGDLRPENVAQIASDLNVTEKEVIDMNRRLSGGDASLNATVGSGEGDSASQWQDWLEDEDANQAEAFAESEELDTRRQMLVQAMDVLNDREKDILMERRLRDDPLTLEDLSARYEVSRERIRQIEVRAFEKLQDRMRVLARDKGMKVPDTAM; translated from the coding sequence ATGGCGAATTACGGAAACCTTCCCGCCCCTAGCCCTGAACAAGGGCTGAACCGATATTTGCAGGAAATCCGCAAATTTCCGCTGTTGCAGCCGGAAGAAGAATACATGCTTGCCAAGGCTTGGGCCGACCATCAGGACAGCGAGGCCGCGCACCGGATGGTCACGTCTCACCTGCGGCTGGCCGCCAAGATCGCCATGGGCTATCGCGGCTATGGCCTGCCGCAGGCCGAAGTCATATCCGAGGCGAATGTCGGCCTGATGCAGGCAGTCAAGCGATTCGATCCCGAACGGGGCTTCCGGCTGGCGACCTATGCCATGTGGTGGATCCGGGCCTCGATTCAGGAGTATATCCTGCGGTCCTGGTCACTGGTAAAGATGGGCACGACAAGCGCGCAGAAAAAGCTGTTCTTCAACCTGCGCAAGGCCAAGTCCAAGATCGGCGCGCTTGAGGAAGGCGATTTGCGGCCTGAAAACGTGGCCCAGATCGCCAGCGACCTGAACGTGACGGAAAAGGAAGTCATCGACATGAACCGCCGCCTGTCTGGCGGGGACGCGTCGCTGAACGCCACGGTAGGCAGCGGAGAGGGGGATTCCGCATCCCAATGGCAGGACTGGCTGGAAGACGAGGACGCCAACCAGGCCGAGGCCTTCGCGGAGTCCGAGGAACTGGACACCCGCCGCCAGATGCTGGTGCAGGCCATGGATGTGCTGAACGACCGGGAAAAGGACATCCTGATGGAACGCCGGTTGCGCGACGATCCCCTGACGCTGGAGGATCTGTCGGCGCGATACGAGGTGTCGCGCGAACGCATCCGGCAGATCGAGGTTCGCGCCTTTGAAAAGCTGCAGGACCGGATGCGCGTTCTGGCCCGCGACAAGGGCATGAAGGTGCCCGACACGGCGATGTGA
- a CDS encoding RluA family pseudouridine synthase yields the protein MSNLVVTIPANPPDRLDKALALAVPEAAALSRSRLSRLIAEGAVSGPGGIVRDGKARVAEGQDYLITVPDPEPVETRPEAILLVIAYEDEDLIVIDKPAGMVVHPAPGSPNGTLVNALLAHCGDTLSGIGGEKRPGIVHRIDKDTSGLLVVAKSDRAHHGLAAQFEAHTAQRRYLALAHGVIDGADARLRGTPGVSFEDGAVLKITSRLTRHATDRQRQAVYFDKGRHAVTRARMIEAFGTPPSAMLVECRLETGRTHQIRVHMAHAGLGLIGDPVYGGARRASVKSLGAAAQAISDFRRQALHAAHLGFDHPVTGDPLAFDSPLPPDIQALLDRLRAIP from the coding sequence ATGTCGAACCTTGTGGTAACCATTCCGGCCAATCCGCCCGACCGGCTTGATAAGGCGCTTGCACTGGCGGTGCCAGAGGCAGCGGCCCTGTCGCGGTCCCGCCTGTCCCGCCTGATCGCCGAGGGCGCGGTCAGCGGCCCGGGCGGCATCGTGCGCGACGGCAAGGCCCGCGTGGCCGAGGGGCAGGATTACCTGATCACCGTTCCCGATCCCGAACCTGTCGAGACACGTCCCGAGGCGATTCTCCTTGTTATCGCCTATGAGGACGAAGACCTGATCGTCATCGACAAGCCTGCGGGCATGGTTGTCCATCCCGCGCCCGGATCGCCCAATGGCACATTGGTCAACGCCCTGCTGGCCCATTGCGGCGACACGCTGTCGGGTATCGGAGGAGAGAAGCGCCCCGGAATCGTCCACCGGATAGACAAGGACACGTCGGGCCTGCTGGTCGTTGCGAAATCGGATCGTGCCCATCACGGCCTTGCCGCCCAGTTCGAGGCGCATACCGCCCAGCGCCGATACCTGGCGCTTGCCCATGGCGTCATCGACGGTGCCGATGCCCGTCTGCGCGGCACGCCGGGCGTAAGCTTCGAAGACGGCGCGGTGTTGAAGATCACCTCGCGACTGACCCGCCATGCGACGGACCGTCAGCGGCAGGCGGTCTATTTCGACAAGGGGCGCCATGCGGTGACGCGGGCGCGGATGATCGAGGCCTTTGGCACCCCCCCATCCGCGATGCTGGTGGAATGCCGGTTGGAAACGGGGCGGACCCATCAAATCCGCGTCCACATGGCCCATGCAGGCCTGGGGCTGATCGGCGATCCGGTCTATGGCGGCGCGCGGCGCGCCTCGGTCAAGTCGCTGGGGGCTGCTGCCCAGGCAATATCGGATTTCCGGCGGCAGGCGCTGCACGCGGCGCATCTGGGCTTTGATCATCCGGTCACGGGCGATCCCCTGGCGTTCGACAGTCCCCTGCCGCCCGATATCCAGGCGTTGCTGGACCGCTTGCGCGCCATACCCTGA
- a CDS encoding DUF6476 family protein: MDHDDSDWKRAVKAVPELRLLRGLVTGLALVMGLGMIAIVALLWLRLGQPTLPDLPEGMVLPDGAQAQAVTFARDWIVVVTDAGEVLLYDRSGALRDRVQP, from the coding sequence ATGGATCACGATGATAGCGACTGGAAACGGGCGGTGAAAGCGGTGCCGGAACTGCGGCTGCTTCGGGGGTTGGTGACGGGGCTGGCCCTGGTGATGGGCCTGGGCATGATCGCAATCGTTGCGCTGTTGTGGCTGCGCCTGGGGCAGCCGACGCTGCCTGACCTGCCCGAAGGCATGGTGCTGCCCGACGGCGCGCAGGCCCAGGCCGTAACCTTTGCCCGCGACTGGATCGTGGTCGTGACCGACGCGGGCGAGGTCTTGCTGTATGACCGCAGCGGCGCGCTGCGCGACCGCGTTCAGCCCTGA
- a CDS encoding accessory factor UbiK family protein, with product MTTQNKFFDDISKLMTNAMGVAHGAKSEAETAMKGWIDRWLADRDFVTREEFEAVREMAIKARTENAELKARLDAMQAGRQG from the coding sequence ATGACCACGCAAAACAAGTTCTTTGACGACATCTCGAAGCTGATGACCAACGCCATGGGCGTGGCCCACGGCGCCAAGTCCGAGGCGGAGACAGCCATGAAAGGCTGGATTGACCGTTGGCTGGCAGATCGCGACTTCGTGACCCGAGAGGAGTTCGAGGCCGTGCGCGAAATGGCCATCAAGGCGCGGACCGAGAATGCCGAACTCAAGGCACGGTTGGACGCAATGCAGGCAGGCCGTCAGGGCTGA
- the lgt gene encoding prolipoprotein diacylglyceryl transferase, which translates to MIPFPDISPEIFTIHLGGLTLSLRWYALAYLAGLLIGWRIIIAMMRRDGLWGDRAPMRADRVDDLLTWVILGVVLGGRLGFVLFYEPGYYLSNPTEILKVWQGGMSFHGGFAGVILATWAFCRANGIPPLRLADAMAVVAPIGIFFGRIANFINAELWGRPTGLPWGVIFPGEAAQACAGVAGPCARHPSQLYEAGLEGLLLGLILFALVRTGGLRRPGLAFGVFLAGYGLARMFVELFRLADPQFITPDNPLGHVIGGPVVGLTMGQVLSLPMVLIGLVLILRAVRRPRVAVPG; encoded by the coding sequence ATGATCCCTTTCCCCGACATCTCGCCCGAGATTTTCACCATCCACCTGGGCGGGCTGACATTGTCGCTGCGGTGGTATGCCCTGGCCTATCTGGCAGGGCTTCTGATCGGCTGGCGGATCATCATCGCCATGATGCGCCGCGATGGGCTGTGGGGCGACCGCGCGCCGATGCGGGCCGACCGGGTGGACGATCTGCTGACCTGGGTGATTTTGGGGGTTGTTCTGGGCGGGCGGCTGGGCTTCGTGCTGTTCTATGAACCCGGATACTACCTGTCCAACCCCACCGAGATCCTGAAGGTCTGGCAAGGCGGGATGAGCTTCCATGGCGGTTTCGCGGGGGTAATCCTGGCAACCTGGGCGTTCTGCCGCGCGAACGGCATCCCGCCTTTGCGGCTGGCGGATGCGATGGCAGTCGTCGCCCCCATCGGCATCTTTTTCGGCCGCATCGCCAATTTCATCAATGCCGAATTGTGGGGCCGTCCCACCGGCCTGCCCTGGGGCGTGATCTTCCCGGGCGAGGCGGCGCAGGCTTGCGCCGGCGTGGCCGGTCCCTGCGCCCGCCACCCCAGCCAGCTTTACGAGGCGGGGCTTGAAGGGTTGCTTCTGGGCCTGATCCTGTTCGCCCTGGTCCGGACAGGGGGCTTGCGCCGTCCGGGCCTGGCCTTCGGGGTCTTTCTGGCCGGATACGGGCTGGCGCGGATGTTCGTTGAACTGTTCCGCCTGGCCGACCCGCAATTCATCACGCCGGACAATCCGCTGGGCCATGTGATCGGCGGGCCGGTGGTCGGCCTGACCATGGGCCAGGTTCTGTCGCTGCCGATGGTGCTGATCGGACTGGTCCTGATCCTGCGCGCCGTGCGCCGTCCGAGGGTGGCCGTCCCAGGATGA
- a CDS encoding class I SAM-dependent methyltransferase encodes MTPLAEIIAGRIRATGPITLADYMEICLLHPRYGYYATRDPFGVQGDFTTAPEIHQMFGELCGLALAQAWMDQGCPAPIALAEPGPGRGTLMADMLRAIRKALGMTEAAEVMLIEASPHLRQIQRDRLGTVTHLDSVEELPDKPLFLMANEFFDALPIRQYQRVSGGWAERMVGLSDDGLRLGLGPVVDLPREGKLGDVVEECPAAPAMVEAIARRIAAHGGAAILVDYGGCNGYGDTFQALRNHAPVDPMECPGKADLTAHVDFAPLAAAAIRAGAVASRPVRQGDWLLSLGAAQRAERLAAAGDAGAMTALRRLTHPDEMGHLFKAMAIWPKGAPPVPGFDALRLHADNA; translated from the coding sequence ATGACGCCGCTGGCTGAAATTATAGCGGGACGCATCCGGGCGACGGGGCCGATCACTCTGGCCGATTACATGGAAATCTGCCTGCTGCACCCGCGATACGGTTACTATGCCACCCGCGATCCCTTTGGCGTCCAGGGCGATTTCACCACAGCGCCGGAAATCCACCAGATGTTCGGGGAACTGTGCGGCCTTGCGCTGGCGCAAGCCTGGATGGATCAGGGCTGTCCGGCGCCCATTGCCCTTGCCGAACCGGGACCGGGGCGAGGAACCCTCATGGCCGATATGCTGCGCGCGATCCGCAAGGCCCTCGGCATGACCGAGGCCGCCGAAGTCATGCTGATAGAGGCATCGCCGCATCTGCGGCAGATCCAGCGGGACAGGCTGGGAACAGTAACGCATCTCGACAGCGTCGAGGAGCTTCCCGATAAGCCGCTGTTCCTGATGGCGAACGAGTTCTTCGATGCCCTGCCGATCCGGCAGTATCAGCGCGTATCCGGCGGCTGGGCTGAACGCATGGTCGGCCTGTCGGACGATGGCCTGCGCCTGGGCCTGGGCCCCGTGGTGGACCTGCCGCGCGAGGGCAAGCTTGGCGACGTGGTCGAGGAATGCCCTGCCGCCCCCGCCATGGTCGAGGCTATCGCCCGCCGCATCGCCGCCCATGGCGGGGCGGCGATCCTGGTCGATTATGGCGGCTGTAACGGATACGGCGACACCTTCCAGGCCTTGCGCAACCACGCGCCCGTGGATCCGATGGAGTGTCCGGGCAAGGCCGATCTGACAGCCCATGTCGATTTCGCCCCCTTGGCGGCGGCGGCGATCCGGGCGGGGGCCGTGGCGTCCCGTCCGGTTCGACAAGGCGACTGGCTGTTGTCGCTGGGCGCGGCGCAACGGGCGGAACGGCTGGCGGCGGCGGGGGACGCCGGCGCGATGACTGCGCTTCGGCGCTTGACCCACCCGGATGAAATGGGCCACTTGTTCAAGGCGATGGCCATCTGGCCGAAAGGGGCGCCCCCGGTGCCCGGATTTGACGCGCTGAGGCTTCATGCAGACAATGCTTGA
- the pgeF gene encoding peptidoglycan editing factor PgeF, with protein MQTMLEILTHPLLRGVKHGFFTRKGGASSGLFSGLNCGRRSTDQTEMVTLNRARVATAMGVPADALATVKQVHSADVITLAEGHDIPTVANTEADGIVTTRRGVALAVLTADCQPILLADAQAGVIGACHAGWRGSLDGIIEATVDAMRALGATRIRAVIGPTISQRAYEVGPDFMDSFLAEGPEHARFFSGGPNGRPMFDLPSFGLMRLRDAGVDAEWSGHCTYSNPDRFFSYRRATHEGQVDYGRLISAITL; from the coding sequence ATGCAGACAATGCTTGAGATCCTGACACATCCCCTGCTGCGCGGCGTGAAGCATGGGTTCTTCACCCGCAAGGGCGGGGCATCCTCGGGCCTGTTCTCGGGGCTGAACTGCGGCCGCCGGTCCACCGACCAGACCGAGATGGTGACCCTGAACCGCGCCCGCGTCGCCACCGCGATGGGCGTTCCTGCGGACGCGTTGGCGACCGTGAAACAGGTCCATTCGGCAGACGTGATCACGCTGGCCGAAGGGCACGACATCCCCACGGTGGCCAATACCGAGGCCGATGGGATTGTCACCACCCGGCGTGGCGTCGCGCTTGCCGTCCTGACCGCCGATTGCCAGCCGATCCTGCTGGCCGATGCGCAGGCGGGCGTGATCGGTGCCTGCCACGCAGGCTGGCGCGGTTCATTGGACGGCATCATCGAGGCGACGGTTGATGCGATGCGCGCCCTGGGGGCCACCCGGATCCGTGCCGTTATCGGTCCGACGATCAGCCAGCGCGCCTATGAGGTCGGTCCCGACTTCATGGACAGTTTTTTGGCCGAAGGCCCGGAACACGCGCGGTTTTTCAGCGGTGGCCCCAATGGGCGGCCGATGTTCGACCTGCCGTCCTTTGGCCTGATGCGTTTGCGGGATGCTGGGGTCGATGCGGAATGGTCCGGCCACTGCACCTATTCCAACCCGGACCGGTTCTTCAGCTATCGTCGCGCCACGCATGAAGGGCAGGTCGATTACGGACGGCTGATCTCGGCCATCACGCTTTGA
- a CDS encoding nicotinate-nucleotide adenylyltransferase, protein MRAGLPLALRGMRVGLLGGSFDPAHQGHVAITHAAMRAFRLDRVWWLVSPGNPLKARGPADMTQRIARARGMLTDPRVIVTGIERHLGTRKTADTIAALKRIYPGVRFVWLMGSDNLEQFHRWDRWQVIAKAVPIGVLARPGTRLSARHSIAAQVMRPWRLPLAQAGSLAARRPPAWVQVNLPMSDQSSTALRLAEGKRA, encoded by the coding sequence ATCCGGGCGGGGCTTCCCCTGGCCCTGCGGGGGATGCGGGTCGGCCTGCTGGGGGGGTCGTTCGATCCCGCGCATCAAGGCCATGTCGCCATCACCCATGCCGCAATGCGGGCTTTTCGGCTGGACCGGGTCTGGTGGCTGGTGTCGCCCGGCAATCCCTTGAAGGCGCGCGGGCCTGCCGACATGACCCAACGCATTGCGCGGGCCAGGGGGATGCTGACCGATCCGCGTGTGATCGTGACCGGTATCGAACGGCACCTTGGCACGCGAAAGACGGCCGATACCATCGCGGCGCTGAAGCGGATCTATCCAGGCGTGCGCTTCGTCTGGTTGATGGGGTCCGACAATCTGGAACAGTTCCATCGCTGGGATCGTTGGCAAGTGATTGCAAAGGCCGTGCCCATCGGCGTCCTTGCCAGGCCAGGGACGCGGCTGTCCGCGCGCCATTCCATCGCAGCCCAGGTGATGCGCCCTTGGCGGCTGCCGCTGGCGCAGGCGGGATCCTTGGCTGCGCGCAGGCCGCCGGCCTGGGTGCAGGTGAACCTGCCGATGTCGGACCAGTCCTCGACCGCATTGCGGTTGGCGGAAGGAAAGCGTGCATGA